One genomic window of Fusarium verticillioides 7600 chromosome 2, whole genome shotgun sequence includes the following:
- a CDS encoding catalase has translation MAPSATDTSFAAHVANQFQSYESDRQATSKETLYTTSNGVPIAHPYETQRAGENGPLLLQDFHLIDLLSHFDRERIPERVVHAKGSGAHGYFECTDPLDDLCLADILSEKGKRCSVSMRFSTVGGESGSHDMARDPRGFSVKMRTDECNWDMVFNNTPVFFLRDPAKFPHFIHTQKRDPSTHLTHADDSFMFWDYLSQNPESIHQVMILMGDRGIPKGYRKVHGYSGHTFKLVNKAGEWVYCQIHLKSMQGIDFVTQEDSADYSPDFSQKDLYEAIQNGDYPKWTLEVQTMTPKEAEELWEKQKINVFDLTHVWPQKQFPRRKVGEFTLNENAINYFAEVEQIAFNPSHLPPGVEPSADPVLQSRLFSYPDTHRHRLGVNYQQLPVNATRTGYQFGNFQRDGQMAFYNQGARPNYLSSIDPIKFKSRAVDLDKTHGQFTGEAITFLTEIRPEDFNAPRALWRNVFDEPARERFINNVTGKMKLCKQEEPLKRQIAIFREVDPEIAERLEKSTGIKGYDGIANMSFNGTHNGMASDAKNKLANGIVDKNKSPAARQGAPGPGAHGSLVTNGKSNGVNGH, from the exons ATGGCgccttcagcaacagacACCTCCTTCGCAGCCCACGTAGCAAACCAATTCCAATCCTACGAATCAGACCGTCAAGCTACCTCCAAAGAAACCCTCTACACCACCTCCAACGGCGTCCCCATCGCTCATCCCTACGAGACCCAACGAGCCGGTGAAAATGGCCCTCTCCTCCTACAGGACTTCCACCTGATCGATCTCCTCTCACACTTTGACCGTGAGCGTATTCCTGAGCGTGTTGTTCACGCCAAGGGAAGTGGTGCGCATGGATACTTTGAATGTACGGACCCGTTGGATGATTTGTGTCTGGCGGATATCCTGTCggagaaggggaagagatGTTCGGTTAGTATGAGGTTTTCGACGGTTGGTGGGGAGTCGGGATCGCATGATATGGCGAGAGATCCTAGGGGCTTTtcggtgaagatgaggactGATGAGTGT AATTGGGATAtggtcttcaacaacacgcctgttttctttttgagAGATCCCGCCAAGTTCCCCCATTTTATTCACACTCAGAAGCGAGACCCAA GCACTCATCTCACTCACGCCGACGACTCGTTCATGTTCTGGGACTACCTCTCCCAGAACCCCGAATCCATCCACCAAGTCATGATCCTCATGGGAGATAGGGGGATTCCAAAGGGATACAGAAAGGTCCACGGATATAGCGGACATACTTTTAAGCTTGTTAACAAGGCTGGTGAATGGGTATACTGCCAAATCCATCTCAAGTCCATGCAAGGCATCGACTTTGTCACCCAGGAGGACTCAGCCGACTACTCCCCCGACTTCTCCCAAAAGGACCTCTACGAAGCAATTCAAAACGGAGACTATCCTAAATGGACTCTTGAAGTCCAGACCATGACTCCCAAGGAAGCCGAGGAGTTGtgggagaagcaaaagatcaACGTCTTTGACCTCACCCACGTCTGGCCACAGAAGCAATTCCCCCGCCGCAAGGTCGGAGAGTTCACTCTGAATGAGAACGCAATCAACTACTTTGCCGAAGTTGAGCAGATCGCCTTCAacccttctcatcttcctcccgGTGTCGAACCATCGGCTGATCCCGTTCTTCAATCCCGGCTGTTTTCTTACCCAGACACCCACCGCCATCGTCTTGGTGTAAACTACCAGCAATTGCCTGTCAACGCAACACGCACAGGTTATCAATTCGGTAACTTCCAGCGTGATGGCCAAATGGCTTTCTACAACCAGGGCGCACGACCTAACTATTTGTCGTCTATTGATCctatcaagttcaagtctCGCGCTGTGGATCTCGACAAGACTCATGGGCAATTCACTGGGGAAGCTATTACGTTCCTCACCGAAATCCGACCAGAGGACTTCAACGCCCCTCGCGCACTTTGGAGAAATGTCTTTGACGAGCCAGCCCGTGAGcgtttcatcaacaacgtcaCCGGTAAGATGAAGCTGTGCAAGCAGGAGGAACCTTTGAAGCGACAGATTGCTATCTTCCGGGAGGTTGATCCTGAGATTGCGGAGAGACTGGAGAAGTCAACTGGTATCAAGGGATACGATGGTATTGCCAACATGTCCTTTAATGGCACACACAATGGTATGGCTTCTGATGCAAAGAACAAGCTTGCGAATGGAATTGTGGATAAGAACAAGAGTCCTGCTGCGCGACAGGGTGCGCCTGGACCTGGGGCTCATGGCAGTTTGGTAACAAACGGAAAGTCAAACGGTGTAAATGGACATTAA
- a CDS encoding branched-chain amino acid aminotransferase codes for MTAFPPPPVNTIDWSNVGFKVREVNGHIESTYSRSTGKWTPLHFVADPFMRIHGMAPALNYGQQAYEGLKAFRTPNDEAITIFRPNRNAKRLQHSAEVVSMPHVPEELFLDAVRAAVALNAEYVPPHDTGAALYIRPQLYGSSAQLGLSPPDEYIFAVFVIPTGVYHGAHPVKALILEDFDRAAPNGTGNAKVGGNYAPVLRWSDKARDEGYGITLHLDSVRHEEIDEFSTSGFIGVKDNRGEVTLAVPDSKCVIESVTSDSIQELARSYGWAVEKRAIKYEELKEFTEVFAAGTAAALVPIRSITRRVGGGEDVVKYIEDGREEPGPLFEKLLTHLKDIQLGRAEDSFGWRYPVGEKDKEIAGAPGGRNGDATTVDQMD; via the exons ATGACtgcttttcctcctcctcctgttaATACCATTGACTGGTCCAACGTGGGCTTCAAGGTCCGCGAAG TCAATGGTCATATTGAATCTACCTACTCTCGAAGCACAGGAAAATGGACCCCTCTTCACTTCGTCGCCGATCCCTTCATGCGCATCCACGGCATGGCGCCAGCGCTCAACTACGGCCAGCAAGCCTACGAAGGTCTCAAGGCCTTCCGAACTCCCAATGACGAAGCAATCACCATCTTCCGACCCAACCGTAACGCTAAGCGTCTTCAGCACTCTGCGGAAGTCGTGTCAATGCCCCACGTCCCCGAAGAGCTGTTCCTCGATGCCGTCCGCGCTGCTGTCGCTCTAAACGCTGAATACGTTCCTCCTCACGACACTGGCGCTGCCCTGTATATCCGACCGCAGCTGTATGGTTCAAGCGCTCAGCTGGGTCTCTCACCGCCGGATGAGTACATCTTTGCGGTGTTTGTCATTCCTACAGGTGTCTACCACGGCGCGCATCCAGTTAAGGCGCTTATTCTCGAGGACTTTGATCGCGCGGCGCCGAATGGCACGGGCAATGCAAAGGTCGGTGGCAACTACGCTCCTGTGCTGCGCTGGAGTGACAAGGCGCGTGACGAGGGCTACGGTATCACGCTGCACCTGGACAGTGTGCGCCacgaggagattgacgagTTCAGCACGAGCGGCTTCATCGGCGTCAAGGACAACCGGGGAGAGGTGACCCTCGCGGTGCCGGACAGCAAGTGCGTTATCGAGAGTGTCACGAGCGACAGCATCCAGGAGCTGGCGCGCAGCTACGGCTGGGCCGTGGAGAAGCGGGCGATCAAGTatgaggagctcaaggagtttACAGAGGTTTTTGCAGCGGGGACTGCGGCGGCGCTGGTGCCGATTAGGAGTATCACGCGACGTGTtgggggaggggaggatgTTGTGAAGTATATCGAGGATGGGCGGGAAGAGCCTGGGCCgctgtttgagaagctgcttACGCATTTGAAGGATATTCAGCTTGGAAGAGCGGAGGATTCATTTGGATGGAGATATCCTGTTGgagagaaggataaggagatTGCGGGTGCACCTGGGGGACGAAACGGCGATGCCACGACTGTTGATCAGATGGATtag